The DNA region CAGGCCCAATATCACCAAAATGGCGGTGGCCACCCGGCCGACCAGAACCAATTGCCTTTCCGAGGTGTGGGGATTGAGCTTTCTGTAAATGTCCCAGGTGATGAGCGTGGAGCAGGAATTGAACACCGAGGCCAGCGAGCTCATCAAGGCAGCCAGCAAGCCCGCCACCACCAGGCCGCGCAGACCGGCGGGCAGAAACGCGGCCACCAAAGCCGGCAGGGCATGATCAGGCTTGGGCAGGACGAGGCGGCCGGTTTGCACCAGGCAATAGGCGGCAATGCCGGGCATGACGAAGATGAACACCGGCAGGATTTTCAAATAGCCGCCGAAGATCGCGCCGCGCCGCGCCTGGCATTGATCCCGGGCTGACAACACGCGCTGCACGATGAGCTGGTCCGTGCACCAATACCACACGCCCAAAATCGGTGCGCCAAACAGAATGCCGGTCCACGGAAAGTTGGGATCGGTCACCGGCTGCCACATGTTGAAGAAGCTGCTGCCCGCGATTTCCTGCATCGCGCCCCAGCCGCCCACCGCCACCAGGCCGGTCACGGTCACCACCACCGCGCCAAAGATCATGATGAACATCTGCATCAATTCGGTGTAGACCACGGCGCGCAGTCCGCCGCAAACAGTGTAGAGGCCGGTGGCCGACACCACGATCAGCGCGCCCGTCCAGAAATCGATTCCCATCAACGATTCGAACACGATGCCGCCGGCCGCAATCGTCACCGAGATTTTGGTCAACACATACGCCATGATGGAAATCCACGACAGATAGATGCGGGCCGCCGGCGAATAGCGCCGCTCCAGAAACTCCGGCATGGTGTAGACCTGGGTTTTCATATAGAACGGCACAAAGACCCAAGCCAGGATCAGCAGAATGAGCGAAGCGAGAATCTCGAACTGCGCGACTGCCACGCCGCTGGCCGCACCCGTGCCGGCCAGTCCCACCAGATGTTCCGAACCGATGTTCGAAGCAAACAGCGAAGCGCCAATCACGAACCAGCCGACATTGCGCCCCGCGAGAAAGTATCCCACCGCACTGTCAACCGCGGTCCGGCTGCGTGCGGTCGACCACCACGCAATCCAAAAGAGGACGCCGAAGTAGAGCCCAATCACTACATAGTCGAGCCCAACAAGTTGATTCTCCACTTCATGCTCCCGCTTGATAAAGACCTCAATAAAGCCTCAGAATTGGGAACAACTCGGTTGCATGTCGGGAGAATTATCAAGAATGGTGCCACTGCCGCCGTCAGTTTATCCGCTTGTAAATGTTGAAGCGCAATGCTCAGTTTTCAACGCAGGTTATCAATTCGATAATCCTGCCTTATCTTCATGATAACAGCCGGCCGCGCCGGAGTGCTGCCGCTTTGCGGTCTCCCTCTTCGCAGTCCCGGCGCCATTGCGTTGCCTTGTGCCGCCTGCACGAAGTGCGGCACCATCTGCGTGCGCGCATGCGCTGAAATTTGCGCAACTCCCGCAACGTGCACAAACCGCAACTCCACGAGAATCGACAATGGACAGCATCAACCCGGTTTTGTCACTCTGCAGAAGTCGTTTCAAACAGAGGCTATGAGGTCAAAGCCTTTGGGAATGCTGTGCTGCGTTTGAAACGTTAATCACGGGAGCGCGCCGCAATGCGGCGCGGCTCTATTTGATGC from bacterium includes:
- a CDS encoding sodium:solute symporter, with product MENQLVGLDYVVIGLYFGVLFWIAWWSTARSRTAVDSAVGYFLAGRNVGWFVIGASLFASNIGSEHLVGLAGTGAASGVAVAQFEILASLILLILAWVFVPFYMKTQVYTMPEFLERRYSPAARIYLSWISIMAYVLTKISVTIAAGGIVFESLMGIDFWTGALIVVSATGLYTVCGGLRAVVYTELMQMFIMIFGAVVVTVTGLVAVGGWGAMQEIAGSSFFNMWQPVTDPNFPWTGILFGAPILGVWYWCTDQLIVQRVLSARDQCQARRGAIFGGYLKILPVFIFVMPGIAAYCLVQTGRLVLPKPDHALPALVAAFLPAGLRGLVVAGLLAALMSSLASVFNSCSTLITWDIYRKLNPHTSERQLVLVGRVATAILVILGLSWIPFIKSISGQLYQYLQSVQAYVSPPIAAVFLLGVFCKRLNSRGAMAALLTGLVLGLGRLVAEINKHALTGVLQRFAELNFLHFAVFLFIVCSAILVAVSLTAPAHSEAQLADVTYSTYRGPQENPARRRLDVQLSIVLALAVATVWLYFSG